The proteins below are encoded in one region of Chrysemys picta bellii isolate R12L10 chromosome 4, ASM1138683v2, whole genome shotgun sequence:
- the CIPC gene encoding CLOCK-interacting pacemaker yields MLSLEKSVKAPPPAILGAGKAGSGGRGRTDPTHSRLETEEVPQDRASLGDGEGSSSSQLQSWTVQPSFEVIPGQPQLVFLHPAISHPINPHLFGEKRSDSTNYLPILNSYTKTAPHPSKRDRVWDLEERGRTSGQKWLCTDTAMSNNSLLPSSACPQVSPDFKPAQDSTQQSSPALMADGKMSTIDGFQYISTAKQKAPGLIPFSPTGLLQISDRKSPEMENPVHHMVQLATCSPPLAAEELYTTPELLLQQQRKRKRFQNTFVVLHRSGLLEITLKTKELIHQNQVTQIELDRLKQQTQLFMEAIKSNAPQAWAELEASLTGSDKADSSLEASPTYPNM; encoded by the exons ATGTTAAGCCTAGAAAAGTCAGTTAAAGCCCCTCCACCCGCCATTTTAGGAGCGGGGAAAGCCGGAAGTGGTGGGAGGGGCCGCACAGACCCCACCCACTCCAGGCTGGAAACGGAAGAGGTACCTCAAGATAGGGCTTCTCTAGGCGACGGGGAG GGAAGCAGTTCATCGCAGCTTCAGTCTTGGACTGTTCAGCCATCTTTTGAAGTGATTCCAGGTCAGCCACAGCTAGTGTTTCTTCATCCAGCCATCTCCCATCCCATTAACCCTCACCTTTTTGGTGAAAAGAGAAGTGACTCTACTAATTACCTGCCCATCCTGAACTCCTACACAAAGACAGCACCACATCCCAGCAAAAGAGATCGTGTCTGGGATTTGGAGGAAAGAGGGAGAACCAGTGGACAGAAATGGCTTTGCACAGATACTGCTATGTCCAATAATAGTTTATTGCCCTCTAGTGCTTGCCCCCAAGTATCACCTGACTTTAAGCCTGCTCAGGACTCTACTCAGCAGAGTTCTCCAGCTTTGATGGCAGATGGAAAAATGTCAACTATTGATGGCTTTCAGTATATTTCTACTGCCAAACAAAAGGCCCCAGGTTTGATTCCCTTTTCCCCTACTGGACTCCTCCAGATATCAGACCGCAAATCTCCTGAGATGGAGAATCCAGTACATCATATGGTGCAATTAGCAACCTGCAGCCCACCTTTAGCAGCAGAAGAACTTTACACTACTCCTGAGCTATTGTTGCAGCAGCAACGCAAGCGCAAGCGCTTTCAGAATACCTTTGTTGTGCTGCACAGGTCTGGATTGCTGGAGATCACCTTGAAAACCAAGGAGCTGATTCATCAGAACCAGGTAACCCAGATTGAACTGGACCGACTGAAGCAGCAAACACAATTGTTCATGGAGGCAATAAAGAGCAATGCTCCTCAGGCCTGGGCAGAGCTAGAGGCATCCTTAACAGGGTCAGATAAAGCGGACAGCAGCCTTGAGGCTTCTCCTACATATCCCAACATGTAG